The stretch of DNA ctctcgctctctctctcgctctcgctctctctctcgctctctctctcgctctctctctctcgctctctctcgctctctctctctcgctttctctctcgctctctctcgctctctctctctcgctctctctagCTCTCTCTCGCTCGCTCTCTCTCGCTccctctctcgctctctctctctcgctctctctctcgctctctctctctcgctctctctagCTCTCGCtcgctctctctcgctctctctctcgctctctctcgctctctcgctcgctctctctcgctctctctctcgctctctctctcgctctctctctcgctctctttctctcgctctctcgctctctcgctcgctctctctctcgctctctctctctcgccctctctctcgctctctctcgctctctctcgctctctctctcgctctctctctcgctctctcgctctctctctcgctctctatCTCTCGCTCTCTATCTCCcgctctctctcgctctctctcgctctctctctcgctctctctctcgctctctcgctctctctctcgctctctctcgttctctctcgctctctcgctctctctctcgctctctctcgttctctctcgctctctcgctctctctcgctcgctctctcgctctctctcgctctctctcacGTTTACCACTGAAGCCTTCACATTTCCGACCCTAGAATTTCATTCGCTTGTCTCTAACCGAGAGAGTGAATAGTGACAATGCAAATCTTTTTAATTGATAATAACTTTGTTgaggttttttatttataacttaatttttaaatagtttcacatagtgtatttgttttaatgctacgCAGTTACCTGCAGTAtttatttggagttatcttgtCATAGGTCTTAATGTGAGATAAATTAAGTCGTAATGTATTCATATGCTATATTTGTCATAGCATGCGACAGCTTTAGTGTGAAACTGAtagcttaaaggttgaattgcaacaaaattcacattacagttatttggtatcaaaagattcaccatgtcttactctgttgtgttgtaagtgcaaaatatgtggaaatgtgattacaagctcttaaaagctcaaaaacgaacaattaatcgcagccacacgagaccgctgtagtttggattctctttccaaaacggctcaaatgtgacgtagctgtggtagatggcttctgtttacactttcatgcaaccttattcgttgaaatattttcactaatatacttcaagcattcaataaagccatgtctattgttcttacgcgtctgttgtatcgtcattgtaatgctgtcacttttagcagtgatatcttataacttaccgtaaaaattcatttaattttttaaccttacctcgaagaagtacatatcattgtctgataatcatgatgagcctgttggtcacctgtgataatcgaaaagtgctacaaaaaattatttgggaagtattgggtcacatgatcagattacgacttgatgattagatcaagccgaaacaaaactgtaaagtaccgagcatctatatttgatacggggtctttggtaaaacccgatgtgtttgtcataaactagtgctacgataagttacATATccagctttttattggcctttcaattcacgtgggAATatccgtgacaagacaataaccaaactgtaatgactacgtcagagaaatatacggattccaatctacggcggcttttcgtttttgagcttttaagagcttgtaatcacatttccacatatttggcacctacaacagagtaagacatggtgaatcttttgataccaaataactgtaatgtgaattttgttgcaagtcaacctttaaggaaagaGCTTTGTAGTTTAATGTGATGGTTTAGTAGAATCACAATCTCTGTCATCAATGACCACTTCTATATTGGAGCATTAACATAAGATGGATTATAACTCTAGCTCCTGCTGAGCTAGTAAAAGGACATTCGAATAAGCAGGCTAAATTTTGTgcgttttttatttattttttatttaaaattttagcgttttttcattttatcataTGGTGCACACACAAGAAATATGGTTGGCTTTTGGTCATCTGATCCGGGAGTCTTACCTTTATTCTTGCTTCAAATATTccttcaattttattttagaaaaagaTATGCCTCATATCGGTACTTGTACTAGTGATCGTCGTTGTGCTTATCGCCATCATTGTTCCGGTTGTCATTCAAAGCATGGCGGATAAAAATAATGGCCACAGTGACAACAATCCTCTTCCTGCTGCAACTCCATCTGCTCCACCAGAGAGGCACAGTTTTCCAAATAGGACACCGAGACTACCAGTTGATCATACACAATGACAAGGTTGTTTATTCCATTTTCTCCAAGTCTTACATCGTTGTTGCTCAACAGATTTTGgcctatacatgtatttataataataattatctagTCATTTATGGTGAAGCAAGCTGATCGGACACTTCATGTCTGGGAGTGTCTTTTGTATGCATTAGTAGATTATGATgtcatatttttacaaattttttatatgCGTGTGCTGATGAAGTATGTCGATGCGAAATGACAAATTTTACATTCATATACAAGTTACTGACCGATATTCCACAGTAATCTGAACTAAATAATCGTTGATACACATCACATCATGCAGTAGCATCCTACACAATTCATGGTGGACttgttttttatcattaattTCTATACCACTGtttgtataattttataaaactacACGATGCAATGTTATTCAGTGATATGTTTTCggggtatatatattatatataaattttaaaataatattttgtgttaTTAAATATAGCATACTGTGTTTAAGATGTGTATACAAAGAGCTGTTAAGTTTTATATGCAAATGAGGCATGTAATACTTCACAATTATAACTGATCTTAATGATGTTGTCGTTAGACATTTGCATCAAGATACCGAGTGGTTTCAAAGGGATATGTATAAAAAAGGACAGCGACTAACAAGTCCGATTTGAAAAAGGTATGTATGATTTTTTATGGAatccaaaaatatttgcattgagGAAAGAGTGTGACACATTCTAATGCTGACAGCTGTGTCTGTCACAATTGTATATGAGGCCCACACGACAATAATCTTTGAGGgcttaaaacaaatttttctaaCCTTCAACTTGTATCAAATGATATGTTGCTTACTGCTTTGCCTAAATGTCCCCATCAACCAACTTAATTATTTATGTAACACATAAAAGTGTCTACATGGAATTTTTCCTGTTGTCCAGTTATCAGTGATAGTGCTGTTTGCAGTGCTATGCTACACACCTTTGTAGAAAAAGCTCTTGGCATCAGCAAATTATACAGTCCGACATAGCTCTACAACATACATGAGGATGAATTGGTACAATCAATTGATTTTATGCAGAGTTCAGTTTGTCTGTCATATTATAGCTATAACCTCAGAGGATTGCGCTACTAGGTTTGGGTTGaaagagttgtcctctcttctaaaaatataaacttgGAAGCGGATAACTATAGACAACTTCACTAAATTAGATAGTTACATGAAACATTGTTGCGGGAAGGCAGGACATGTATTATTGTCTAGGTAGTAATTAACTGAATCTCACTAGACAACTATGTTGTCTTTCAAATGGTTGACACAGAGATCACTGAGCGTTTTCAGTAGAGCACTAATTGAAGGCACACGGAATCTATAAATATCAAGGCACAAATGACACTGGGCTAAAAACGCATGTTGGTGTACACACAGTGGAGTGAAGGAAACATTAGCAGGCAATGCATTGTCTTTATTTCAAAATAGGTTAAGAATAGTCAGTGATTACACAAAGCAACTAATGACAGACGAAGCGCAAGTCTTAGCCGAGGTGAAGCCTTTCCGTAGCTCTACATCCTATCTCTCAGTTTATCCACAAGGTTCACCCGACCCAACGTATTGTTCATGCAGCTGAGTGAGTACAATCCGTATGAGCAGTAAAACTCAAAAGTTGTGGAGACTAATTCGAAACACATCATTTGCGATGAACAGGCTTCCGTCTGGCTTCTGTCTTAATATAAATGTTTCAGTGAATCCCATTGGCTTGTCCTCATCGGTCTACAAGCAAAAGTTACAAGGCACTACTGGTAATGGTAGATGGTCTAATGCCATAGTAAACCCCAAAATATACGATAATTTACCCGCAGAATGCCTAACAATACCTCccttatgatataatatatcaacTAAACCATACAACCAAAATCATCAGCATCAAGTAATGTTTACAAAATTAAGTAACAAAATTCAAACAATACAGcgaaataacaaataataatatatgtggACAAATAAAGACAGTGCCAAAAAAAATTTCCACCACTGATTTGCACACACGATTTATGTATTTACGACACGATTTCATGGAGTTTGATTAGGACAGCCGCAAAAGTACCAATACTTCAAAAGCATATGTTAACTTGCATCAACTCTGTTGCTTGCATACAGGAAATGCCTCCAAAACACAGCAAATTGTTGATGTCTCTGTACTGATTTACGACTTCATATAACCATGGCAACATAATCGTTCTTTACAACAGTAGTactttttttactaaaacaaagCACTTGTACATTATGCACTTGTACACAATGCACTTGTACATTCTATAATATAATGAGCAATGCAAGAATAAGAAAATGACAAACAAATTCTTCCATTTGTGAAAAAAACGCTCTCAGCTGTGAGAAAACACAAAGTTGAAGCTTGGCTGCGCTTAAAAATATGATGTAATTAAATTCTCAGTATTAATTATAACTTTGTTCACTTAACAAAACTCTTGCTAGCTCATGGAAAAAATGAACATTCCAAACaaaaaacattaatataattatggcTGCAATCCTATTTGTAttctagttttattttataaaacaaccAAAACAATTTGCATAGCCTACAGTAAAGTATTTCTTAGCTTACCATTATAGACATAAATTATCTTTTTACACAATCTTGAACAAGGTGATTGCTTATACTATTTCTAACTAAATAGATACACTACCTGATACAGGTGATAACAGCTGTAATGATAGTCCTATTGTCATGTCGTAATGAGTAAGAATATTTGTGAAACGTTTGGCAATGCTAGCAAAAAGAGTAAGCAACTCCCTGTTGGGGTCATATGAATGAAATTAGGTCATAAGTAACTCTCATCGAAATATTGTCTTGTGACAAGTGTAGTATGCAAGAATTTAGACTGGTTCAATATAAGAACTGATGTTgtgatgttttattttatgcaCAACTATTTCTCTTGAGTTTATGTCAAATATCTGAAAGGATTAAAATGTCTACTGTGGCCAGAATCGCTAACCTATGTTCCACGCTTACTTGCCTATGTTCCAGACCTATTAGCCTATGTTCCAGACCTACTAGCCTACGTTCCAAGCCTACCAGCCTATGTTCCAGGCTTACTTGCCATGTTTCAGGCCAACTAGGCTATGTTCTAGGCCTACTTGCCTATGTTCCAGGCCTATTAGCCTATGTTCCAAGCTTACTTGCCTATGTTCCAGGCTTACTAGCCTATGTTCTAGGTCTACGAGCCTATTTTCCAGGCCTATTAGCCCATGTTCCTAGCCTATGTTCCCGGCCTATTAGCTTATACAGTAATGTTCATAACTTTTGATTAAATAAATCACCAAACCCAGACTATAACCTCCGTGCATCTTCAACTATTCGCTACGAAGACTAAGTGTAAGAAATAAATACTAAGTGGATTTTAGAAATATTATTGAGTCCTGATCGATATTATCAACGACTTGACAGTTTTCAGGCACACATGCTATTAGCCTTTGTCCTTTCAGTACACTAATATTGTAGACCACTGGAACAATAGGCTACTATTTGTAAAGCAGTCAACCATAGATGCCTGCCAACAAACTAATAATCAAAATCGGAAAAGAACTAACCTTGAGTTGCCCGTTCACTACGACGAGTATTCCACTATCTCCAGTGGTTTGCACATCGATTGTTGTTATGATGTGATCAACTTTTTGAAATGGGAGACtctaaaaaatagtttttagatAGTTAATAGATGCGGAGATATTTAAGGCAGTCGCTTGGCATTCAGTTGGACTGTAGGTACATCTTAATTCTAATTCCAAAGTTTGTTAAGCCGATTCCTTTCATGAATGCAAATCATCTAAGAATActgtagacactcctacaacgaaaataatccgttccagaaatGTTTACATTAAAGGGatgttatgttatacaaaccataaaatacatgtgaattgcataattcgttccaagatctttccaaactcacccctttgaaTTATAAAGAAAGAACTAAACTCAACTTTTCAATTTAACGAGTGAACAGCAGCAGTGGAATTATTtacttgtatcaacaacttttctcttttttcttatcGAATTCACTCAGTTTAGagttcattattactattattcattattactgttattcattattactattattcatTATTACTATGATATGATTTCAAGTtaaattaaagatgaacttgcacaaaattttagtagattttatcaaaaaatatcggtatttttatatcatttctgattgtttttaatgtttgaggtattctgattgccaggatgttttaggattgaaatcgataaaactgaatcacagttaaaacgctctTGCTATATATGAATAGCAGTGTCCGTCTGTTCATTCATCTGGGcgaagccagggttagaggtCGAAGTTAGGATAAAACATCACTTTCAATaagactccaactcgtgacattcagattggtaaacCGACAATCTAACACCCCCACCAATAGACCACctttaagtatttctgaatatttgtgcagctacttattctctgtattttatgaacacgcatgacgatctctcatgacacCCTAGACTTCGAGGATACTAGTACATACAGTAGAGAGATAACTAGATAATAGAGATAATACAGATAATAGATAATTACAGATAATAGAGATAACTCTATACGTCGTTTTTTCTCCGAAATACGGGAAAAGAAAAAACAATACTTTTAAAGCTAACTATGAGATTATTTAAACCGAACTTAATAACTTAAAACTTAAACTTAGGATAACTTACACTGACTTAacgctttacgttatatggaggttttttatgtagtacgaagcaaaatttacataaattatttacgttatgtggaatttatAGTAAGGTTTGCGTTAAGGGAGTCTACTGTACTAGTCACTGGGTTCAAGCCACATTTGCTCCATCATGTGATTTCGTTTGAATTGCTCATGGCTAGCAAACAAGGTTGACATAATCATCTAATGCAGGGAAATACTTACAGTGAATTTGGCAATGATAGCTTCTCGTCCCACAATAACATCACCGCTCTCAAAATTCAGCTGGGATTCTTCCTAAAAAAatagtgaaataaaatacatatttgtcAGAGTACTTACGTTACAACACACaagtaaaagaaaatagataCATTGTCATCAATTGCTCGGCACACAGGAATAGCTTATAAAAGTAGCTTACTAGACATACACCCAAGTATATGCGTTCATACAGCTTCAATACATAGTATTGCTAAGTGTGGGACATTATTTGTCTATTGAAAAAAGTTTAGCAGAGAATTCatcataaaaatgaaaacaggAGCTTAACATGCTTGCTTAACAGGAGCCCTTTCACTTGACCAAAAAGGCCTGTTGAAAGCTTAATATGAAACACGATGCATGCAGTCAATTAAACTTGTGTCAACCtttatttcatgttttgtaACGCCAATAAGCGTGAAATTGCTTCTTAAATGTTCTCTGTTATAGATAGACGACTCCTTAGTTTTTATCTATTATAGAAGACTTCTTAGATTTTCTTTATAATGGATGGACAACTCCTAAGATATTCTCTATAATGGATAGATGACACCGTAAATATTCTCTATAAAGAATAGACGACTCCTTAGATATTCTCAACTTTTCAACTCAGCTATTGCATACCCTTTTTTAATCAAGGCAAAACTACTATTATTCTCCTAGAATTGTGAAGGGCAAATGATTGGAATTCGAAGTCCTCACCTGTACCCCAATTGCATACGACCTACATACAAGAAATTCAAAAGCGCCAGTAATGGCTAAATGAAGCTGAAAAAGAAATACCAGCAGATCACCGCTACTTTAGAATGAAAATCTACCATTTACAAATCACCCTATGTTTGCAAATAAACCAAAACTAGGTGACATCCGTGTAactattcaaaatattttacagcaATGATTTATATAAGCAAGATACATTGTTTAGTACATAATATCGGTTCAGATTGTGTTTGATAAATTCTTTCAACTACTTTTTAGATGCTTGCTGTGAATGACCGCATACATTATTGTCAGCCAAAACTTACATATTCTCACCCTGTGCGAATAGCGACTGCAATCCATGTGTCAATGGACTGTCAGTTTTAAAAGCTAGAGACATACATACGCTGAAGAAGCTGCCAAGCTGACTCCGATCGGCATCAAACATTTGGTAGTACTGTGCAAATTGTTGCTTGACCGTTTCTACGTTCATCTTTATTTGGTTATCCTCTTCCTAGTCCCTAAACAATGCGAGTGCTCCGAGTGCTCCGCACAGAGTAAACTCACCTAAAACCATCGCTTTGAAATGAGATTCCTAATTAAACCCATGTCTATTTAGTTGACTGAACTTTAAATAGACACCTACATAAGACTGCTCAAAAGTGCTTCGCTAGAATGGGCTACTTTTTTACATCGGCGTGTATCTTAGGTTTCAGAGTGCATCATATATCATCAGCAAGATTTGAATTGAAATGGGCCAGAAATAACCTTAACCGTTACATTTTACAATTTACAATTACAGAACTATAGTTACCGCGTGATGATCTTATTGAGAACAAGTGCTGAATAAATTAGGATCATTTCGGgtaaacatttagttttaagGAAATATAGTTCAGCAAAGGATAAGAACAAATCTAACCATCTTGTACCTACAACGAAAGTTCATCATGCCTTAGTAGCTGcattaaaattacattttgctcAGTTTTCCGCTACTTATTGCAGTGTTTCAAAGAAATTTAGTTATTCCaatgattttttaaaacatatacaatagatgctcctacaacgtaaataatccattccggGAACATTTACGTTAATTACGTTATTGTTATTACGTCAAGCCTAATAACAATTGAAAACACagcttttcatttaaaaaaattctcaaGCATATTGTaataagcaataaatatgaacaACCATTTTTAACATGAAAATTCCGCGTTAACATGAaccttttgaaaaatattttacaagcaGCTTATAAAAGATACGACAAACATGACTTAAAACAGGTACACAATCATAATTGTAATCAAGCTAGTAAAAAAACACGTCAGATGTCCTTAATCAAGACAAAATGAAATTGACAGTAGAGCCTTGTTGTTTATCATTGGAACTTCGGCGAACTAAAGTTTCACCGCTTTTAGTCTTTCTATAGAAGAATTGTTGACATATTAGGTGAATATTCTCAAAAACTACACTAAAAATATGCCGTCTTATTCAGAGTGTTATGGAAACTATACTAACTTTTACTGCTGAGAATtctttttgaaatgtttttttgcgGAGACAAAAAAGAGCTCCCATAcacatcaaaactttttgtacgCATCTTTGTCAGTTTTGCagtagttttaaattttctacCACTTTGGAATGTATTTTTACAACAACAGTTGTAGTATTtggaaaaaatttaaatgaacaaacaaaagTAGTTTCATATGATTatgaaataattacaaaaaaactgtagtaactaaaaacacaaaaatatgcTGCACTTGTGAGAGAAAatgatatctattatatatttttcacttttattttaaaggttgacttggaacaaatttcacattacagttatttggtatcaaaagattcaccatgtcttactctgctgtgtggtaggtgcaaaatatgtggaaatgtgattacaaactcataaaagatcaaaaacgaagagttaatcgccaccatcacgaaactgccgtagat from Watersipora subatra chromosome 2, tzWatSuba1.1, whole genome shotgun sequence encodes:
- the LOC137387708 gene encoding nuclear transport factor 2-like, with amino-acid sequence MNVETVKQQFAQYYQMFDADRSQLGSFFSEESQLNFESGDVIVGREAIIAKFTSLPFQKVDHIITTIDVQTTGDSGILVVVNGQLKTDEDKPMGFTETFILRQKPDGSLFIANDVFRISLHNF